In the Alkaliphilus oremlandii OhILAs genome, one interval contains:
- a CDS encoding ATP-binding protein, producing MSERKKLETKYRISIIISLFIIFIVGLYLIKINLWKEEDSSKAEKGRMDLQEWGLKKNIKLDGEWEFYPGVFLEPSGIQNKDLREYEQIKKYVQIPGPWNTYLNEDGSADGAGTYRLVIKVPEDRVYAIKTRTIRMASRVYLNGQATIRMGNSSINREDFERDSKYRVGAGNSLNREIELILHVSNYDYKVGGIIKSIEFGTFESIMKVNNKDRALDVLMIAVCLTLCVHFLIIYSQRKKEPYLAYFSGMSFFMAMYLSIMNEQVLDLVYNYNYETRIAIQVTSMIMVTACLTKFTHYFFKNTSRNKLIHQIPIIIFIALAILRYNPNDPIFIYKRFLHVIFLGVLMVRYSHIFYILLKEIYNKSDSSEYILTIITTMCSYWFIMVLKIIFEVDLGNIAVLLILLLMLSIASLMSHRLQLDYQNVIALSEKQIRYDRLKDEFLAKASHELRTPLHVILNLAKNLLEGKKGTLNARQQEELFFIHREGQRLTRLVEDLLDASQIKKGEIRLRLQSVEPYKIVEDILKEMKILIPENSSILLKNKIPSTFPAMRADSDKFRQIIYNLVHNAIKYTKDGEIVVSASAAAEQIEITVSDTGIGIEKESLKEVFEIFYQRNGEGQAEQGLGLGLSIVKHLVESQGGTIEVESVYGKGSCFRFTLPIDDDAVENQSEIAAAEEARVQAERFADSPPKLLQEKKNNLGKPMILIVDDEFLNQRILLDIVRQLGFNGMVADSGKETLEILEREKVDLIILDLMLPDMSGDRVCSIIRQKYSMGELPILILTASGRAADLMNAFDYGANDFQRKPMDSEELKSRIQSLLLMKKSVEEDLEKEFQYFFSQISPHFLYNTINTIIGLSYMDSEKVRDALNNLSIYFRGKLDVHRKNGLISLKSELELITAYLQIEKMRFDERLILEFDLEEDLKAMIPPLTLQPIVENSVHHSISAKNDTVTIRITAKREEKGFIRIGIEDNGIGMTLEKQKELLGGNSQRIGLSNVMEKIKRLKGATLVLDSKPGAGTKVEITIPEVMHGEGYFS from the coding sequence ATCTATCATAATTTCATTGTTCATCATTTTCATCGTAGGTCTCTATCTGATAAAGATTAACCTTTGGAAAGAAGAAGATTCTTCCAAGGCGGAGAAAGGAAGAATGGACCTTCAGGAGTGGGGACTGAAAAAAAATATTAAATTAGATGGAGAATGGGAATTTTACCCGGGGGTTTTCCTTGAGCCCAGTGGAATACAGAATAAGGATCTTAGAGAATATGAGCAGATTAAAAAATATGTACAGATTCCCGGTCCATGGAATACCTATCTCAATGAAGACGGATCTGCTGATGGTGCAGGGACCTATCGACTGGTTATCAAGGTTCCGGAGGACAGAGTATATGCCATCAAGACGAGAACCATACGGATGGCCAGCCGTGTTTATTTAAATGGGCAGGCGACGATTCGCATGGGAAACTCCTCTATCAACAGAGAGGACTTTGAGAGAGATAGCAAATACAGAGTAGGGGCAGGAAATAGCTTAAATAGAGAAATTGAACTAATCCTTCATGTTTCAAACTATGATTACAAAGTAGGGGGAATCATTAAATCTATTGAATTTGGAACGTTTGAATCCATTATGAAGGTCAACAATAAGGATCGTGCATTGGATGTATTAATGATTGCAGTTTGCTTAACTTTGTGTGTACATTTTCTTATTATATACTCCCAGCGGAAAAAAGAGCCGTATTTAGCATATTTCAGTGGAATGAGTTTCTTTATGGCAATGTATTTATCGATTATGAACGAGCAGGTTTTGGATCTGGTATACAACTATAATTATGAAACTAGAATTGCAATTCAAGTTACATCCATGATCATGGTAACGGCTTGTCTTACGAAATTTACCCATTATTTCTTTAAAAATACCAGTAGGAATAAGTTGATACATCAGATTCCTATTATAATTTTTATTGCTTTAGCAATTTTACGTTATAATCCCAATGACCCTATATTTATTTATAAGAGATTTTTACATGTTATTTTTTTAGGTGTTTTAATGGTAAGATACAGTCATATTTTTTATATTTTATTAAAGGAAATATATAATAAATCAGATTCTTCAGAATATATATTGACCATTATAACTACAATGTGTTCCTATTGGTTCATCATGGTATTGAAGATCATATTTGAGGTCGACTTGGGAAACATCGCCGTTCTGTTGATTTTACTACTGATGCTGAGCATCGCCTCGCTAATGAGCCACCGTCTTCAGTTGGATTACCAAAATGTCATTGCTCTTTCAGAAAAGCAGATTCGGTACGATCGACTAAAAGATGAGTTTTTAGCAAAGGCATCTCATGAATTAAGAACACCTCTACACGTGATATTGAATCTAGCAAAAAACTTGCTGGAGGGAAAAAAGGGGACATTGAATGCCAGGCAACAAGAGGAGTTATTTTTTATTCATCGAGAAGGTCAACGCTTGACCCGTTTAGTAGAGGATTTATTAGATGCTTCTCAAATAAAAAAAGGTGAAATCAGGTTGCGGTTGCAGTCCGTGGAACCCTATAAGATCGTAGAAGATATTTTAAAGGAAATGAAAATTCTAATCCCAGAAAATAGTTCCATTCTATTGAAAAATAAGATTCCAAGCACATTTCCAGCAATGAGAGCAGACTCGGATAAGTTTCGTCAGATTATTTACAACCTGGTTCACAATGCCATCAAATACACCAAGGATGGTGAAATCGTCGTTTCTGCATCTGCAGCTGCTGAACAAATTGAAATTACAGTGTCGGATACTGGCATTGGTATAGAGAAAGAATCCTTAAAGGAAGTCTTTGAAATCTTCTACCAAAGAAATGGAGAAGGACAGGCGGAACAGGGGCTGGGATTGGGGTTATCCATTGTAAAGCATTTGGTGGAGAGTCAGGGTGGGACAATCGAGGTAGAATCCGTCTATGGAAAAGGCTCTTGCTTCAGGTTTACGTTACCAATTGATGATGATGCGGTAGAAAACCAAAGTGAAATTGCTGCCGCTGAAGAAGCGAGGGTACAAGCAGAACGATTTGCAGATTCCCCACCGAAGCTGCTGCAGGAAAAGAAAAACAATCTAGGAAAGCCAATGATCTTAATTGTAGATGATGAATTTCTGAACCAAAGAATCCTGCTGGATATTGTAAGGCAGCTAGGGTTCAATGGAATGGTGGCAGACAGTGGAAAAGAGACCTTGGAGATCTTGGAGAGGGAAAAGGTCGATTTGATCATATTAGATTTAATGCTGCCAGATATGTCGGGAGATCGGGTCTGTAGTATCATTCGTCAGAAGTATTCCATGGGGGAACTTCCTATTTTAATTTTAACTGCATCGGGAAGAGCGGCGGATCTAATGAATGCATTTGATTATGGTGCCAATGATTTTCAGAGAAAGCCCATGGATTCTGAGGAGCTGAAGTCCAGGATTCAGTCCTTGCTGCTAATGAAAAAATCTGTTGAAGAAGATTTAGAAAAAGAATTTCAATATTTTTTTTCGCAGATATCGCCACACTTTCTCTACAACACCATCAATACGATTATTGGCCTCAGCTATATGGACTCAGAAAAGGTACGAGATGCTTTAAATAACCTATCCATCTATTTTAGAGGTAAGCTAGATGTCCATAGAAAAAATGGACTCATCAGCTTAAAATCGGAGTTGGAGCTGATCACTGCATATCTTCAAATAGAGAAGATGCGATTTGACGAAAGATTGATCTTAGAATTTGATTTGGAGGAAGATCTAAAGGCCATGATTCCACCTCTGACATTACAACCCATCGTAGAAAATTCTGTGCACCATAGTATTTCAGCCAAAAACGATACGGTGACCATCCGAATTACTGCAAAGAGAGAAGAAAAAGGCTTTATCCGCATAGGGATTGAAGATAATGGAATCGGTATGACATTGGAGAAGCAGAAGGAACTGCTGGGTGGAAATAGTCAAAGGATTGGGCTGAGCAATGTAATGGAAAAAATAAAGAGATTAAAGGGTGCAACATTGGTATTGGATAGCAAGCCTGGCGCAGGTACAAAAGTAGAGATTACGATTCCGGAGGTGATGCATGGTGAGGGCTATTTTAGTTGA